One segment of Deinococcus sp. Leaf326 DNA contains the following:
- the typA gene encoding translational GTPase TypA translates to MEYRNIAIIAHVDHGKTTLVDGLLKQTLKLGHGEEIAERAMDSNDLEKERGITILAKNTAVEYKGVKINIVDTPGHADFGGEVERVLGMVDGCLLLVDAAEGPMPQTRFVLRKALELGLKPIVVINKIDRQDARPEEVVNLTFDLMAELGANDDQLDFPILYAISREGKAFKELDQPREDFQELFDMVLDKIPAPVVDLEAPFQMLVTNLDYSEYLGRIVLGRVNRGTVKKGEFVNLMHKDGTMSKARVVQPFTHLGLRRIEVDSVGAGDIIALAGIEDAQIGETIADLADPEALPIITVDEPTVSMTFQPNTSPFAGKDGKYVTSRHLNDRLKREVMTNVSLKVEEVRPDEFIVSGRGELHLSILLETMRREGYEVQVGSPQVIIREIDGEKHEPVEHLVVDVPEQHSSTVIGVLASRKGQMVNMEPQGTRTRIEFKIPSRALFGFRTQFLSMTQGEGIMSHIFDGYAPWAGEIKVRQNGSLVSMEDGTAFAYSIWKLQDRGGFFIDAGAEVYVGMIVGENARDQDMNVNVCKNKKLTNVRSSGADDALTLIPPKRMSLEDALEYISDDELVELTPKNIRLRKKVLNPSMRK, encoded by the coding sequence ATGGAATACCGCAACATCGCCATCATCGCGCACGTCGACCACGGCAAGACCACGCTCGTGGACGGCCTGCTCAAGCAGACCCTCAAGCTCGGCCACGGCGAAGAAATCGCCGAGCGCGCCATGGACAGCAACGACCTCGAAAAGGAACGTGGCATCACCATTCTCGCCAAGAACACGGCCGTCGAGTACAAGGGCGTCAAGATCAACATCGTCGACACCCCCGGCCACGCCGACTTCGGCGGAGAAGTGGAGCGCGTGCTGGGCATGGTGGACGGCTGCCTGCTGCTCGTGGACGCTGCCGAAGGCCCCATGCCCCAGACCCGCTTCGTGCTGCGTAAGGCGCTCGAACTGGGCCTGAAGCCCATCGTGGTCATCAACAAGATCGACCGCCAGGACGCCCGTCCCGAAGAAGTCGTCAACCTGACCTTCGACCTGATGGCCGAACTCGGCGCCAACGACGACCAGCTCGACTTCCCCATCCTGTACGCGATCTCGCGCGAGGGCAAGGCCTTCAAGGAACTCGACCAGCCCCGCGAGGACTTCCAAGAACTGTTCGACATGGTGCTCGACAAGATCCCCGCGCCCGTCGTGGACCTCGAAGCCCCCTTCCAGATGCTCGTGACCAACCTCGACTACTCGGAATACCTGGGCCGCATCGTGCTGGGCCGCGTGAACCGGGGCACCGTCAAGAAGGGTGAATTCGTCAACCTGATGCACAAGGACGGCACCATGTCCAAGGCCAGGGTCGTGCAGCCCTTCACGCACCTGGGCCTGCGCCGCATCGAGGTGGACAGCGTGGGCGCCGGAGACATCATCGCCCTCGCCGGCATCGAGGACGCGCAGATCGGGGAAACCATCGCTGACCTCGCCGACCCCGAGGCCCTGCCCATCATCACGGTGGACGAGCCGACCGTCAGCATGACCTTCCAGCCGAACACCAGCCCCTTCGCGGGCAAGGACGGCAAGTACGTCACTTCCCGTCACCTCAACGACCGCCTCAAGCGCGAAGTGATGACCAACGTGTCCCTCAAGGTCGAAGAAGTGCGCCCCGACGAGTTCATCGTCTCGGGCCGCGGCGAACTGCACCTCTCGATCCTGCTCGAAACCATGCGCCGTGAGGGCTACGAGGTTCAGGTCGGCAGCCCCCAGGTCATCATCCGCGAGATCGACGGCGAGAAGCACGAGCCGGTCGAACACCTCGTGGTGGATGTGCCCGAGCAGCACTCCAGCACCGTGATCGGCGTCCTGGCCTCACGCAAGGGCCAGATGGTGAACATGGAGCCCCAGGGCACCCGCACCCGCATCGAGTTCAAGATTCCCAGCCGCGCGCTGTTCGGCTTCCGTACCCAGTTCCTGTCGATGACGCAGGGCGAGGGCATCATGAGCCACATCTTCGATGGCTACGCGCCCTGGGCCGGCGAGATCAAGGTGCGCCAGAACGGCTCGCTCGTCAGCATGGAAGACGGCACCGCCTTCGCCTACAGCATCTGGAAGCTGCAGGACCGCGGCGGCTTCTTCATCGACGCGGGCGCGGAAGTGTACGTGGGCATGATTGTCGGTGAAAACGCCCGCGATCAGGACATGAACGTCAACGTCTGCAAGAACAAGAAGCTCACCAACGTGCGCTCCAGCGGCGCGGACGACGCCCTGACCCTGATTCCGCCCAAGCGCATGTCGCTCGAAGACGCGCTGGAGTACATCAGCGACGACGAACTCGTCGAGCTGACCCCCAAGAACATCCGCCTGCGCAAGAAAGTGCTGAACCCCAGCATGCGCAAGTAA
- the deoC gene encoding deoxyribose-phosphate aldolase, with product MQLSPYIDHTLLKATATSADIRQLCAEAREHRFYAVCVNPVFIPLCAAELEGSGVKIATVCGFPLGAVSSDQKAIEARLSAEAGADEIDMVIHIGAALEGDWDAVEADVRAVRRAIPEQVLKVIIETCYLNDDQKRGATEAAVRGGADFVKTSTGFGTGGATLEDVHLMNGVIAGRARIKAAGGVRTPADAQAMIEAGADRLGTSGGVALVAGAGQSGEASSGY from the coding sequence ATGCAACTCTCCCCCTACATCGACCACACGCTGCTCAAGGCCACCGCCACGAGCGCCGACATCCGCCAGTTGTGCGCCGAGGCCCGCGAGCACCGGTTCTATGCCGTGTGCGTCAACCCTGTGTTCATTCCGCTGTGTGCCGCGGAGCTGGAAGGCAGCGGCGTGAAGATCGCGACCGTGTGCGGCTTTCCGCTCGGGGCCGTGAGCAGCGATCAAAAGGCCATCGAGGCGCGCCTGAGTGCTGAGGCCGGGGCCGACGAGATCGACATGGTCATCCACATCGGAGCGGCCCTGGAAGGCGACTGGGACGCCGTGGAGGCCGATGTGCGCGCGGTGCGCCGGGCCATTCCCGAGCAGGTGCTCAAGGTCATCATCGAGACCTGCTACCTGAACGACGACCAGAAGCGCGGCGCGACCGAGGCGGCCGTGCGCGGCGGCGCCGACTTCGTCAAGACGAGCACCGGCTTCGGCACGGGCGGCGCGACCCTGGAGGACGTGCACCTGATGAATGGGGTCATTGCCGGCCGCGCCAGGATCAAGGCGGCAGGCGGCGTGCGGACCCCCGCCGACGCGCAGGCCATGATCGAGGCCGGCGCGGACCGCCTGGGCACCTCAGGCGGCGTGGCCCTGGTCGCGGGCGCCGGGCAGTCCGGGGAGGCCAGCAGTGGCTACTGA
- a CDS encoding Maf family nucleotide pyrophosphatase, translating into MATDLHVVLASGSPRRRELLGNLGVAFEVVVSGEAEDSTESDPARLAGELAGDKARAVAAQRLDAVVIAADTVVAQGALLLAKPATAEENVAFLRELSGRTHQVYTGVSVISPGGQWSGVERTDVTFRTLTDAEMSYYAATGEGLDKAGGYGLQGIGMALVQRLDGDSSNVIGFPLALVIRLLRNAGVPVFGEGRQEA; encoded by the coding sequence GTGGCTACTGACCTGCATGTCGTCCTGGCCTCGGGCAGCCCGCGCCGCCGCGAACTGCTGGGCAATCTGGGCGTGGCCTTCGAGGTTGTCGTGAGCGGCGAGGCCGAGGACAGCACCGAGAGCGATCCCGCGCGGCTTGCGGGCGAACTGGCCGGGGACAAGGCCCGCGCGGTCGCGGCGCAGCGCCTGGACGCCGTGGTCATCGCGGCCGACACGGTCGTCGCGCAGGGCGCCCTGCTGCTCGCCAAGCCCGCGACCGCCGAGGAGAACGTGGCCTTTCTGCGCGAGCTGTCGGGCCGCACCCATCAGGTCTACACCGGGGTCAGCGTGATCTCGCCCGGCGGGCAGTGGTCGGGCGTGGAGCGCACCGACGTGACCTTCCGGACCCTGACCGACGCCGAGATGAGCTACTACGCCGCGACCGGCGAAGGACTGGACAAGGCGGGCGGTTACGGTCTCCAGGGCATCGGCATGGCGCTGGTGCAGCGTCTCGACGGCGACTCCTCGAACGTGATCGGCTTTCCGCTCGCGCTGGTCATCCGCCTGCTCAGGAACGCGGGCGTGCCGGTCTTCGGGGAGGGCCGCCAGGAAGCCTAG
- the tilS gene encoding tRNA lysidine(34) synthetase TilS produces MNALPAPTVPDLLLGPLRPYAGERVAVGVSGGADSVALLRALLLVGALPVAAHLDHALREDSAQDAAWVAELAAGLDVPFGTARVDVAAVARRRGANVEEAARRVRYDFLARTARAHGAGVVLTAHTRRDQAETVLWGLLRGEATARGILPVWGRVRRPWLEVPRDDLEAFLRGLGQAWREDPTNADPAYTRAWLRREVMPVLRARVPALEEALARFARLNAEDDAALSAQAAALTLHAPLRHQPLAVLRRHVAAELRAAGLAYHAPHVETLAGSLHSGTTRHLTLPGAHPVTATGGRLHLGPLTWPEPDFTLPSGWTRRTRQPGDRLRLPGGTRKLSDVLTDARVPREERGRVPLVVDAGGAVQWAGLNPPLWAVGAREQVGAMPATLHAAMGEALALAHEAAGAGEVPVGAVVLDATGQVVGRGRNTSREHGDMTRHAELAALREAGATVGPYLGNCTLVVTLEPCPMCLGAAIEARVGHVVYGAVNPKAGALGGVSDLLAAHWGHAPRVTSGVRAAEAGALLRRSFQAIRERERGGAEE; encoded by the coding sequence GTGAATGCGCTGCCCGCTCCCACCGTGCCTGACCTGCTGCTCGGCCCGCTGCGGCCCTACGCCGGAGAGCGGGTCGCCGTGGGGGTGTCGGGCGGCGCGGATTCGGTGGCGCTCCTGCGGGCGCTGTTGCTTGTGGGGGCACTCCCGGTCGCGGCGCATCTCGACCACGCGCTGCGGGAGGACTCGGCCCAGGACGCCGCCTGGGTGGCCGAGCTGGCTGCCGGTCTGGACGTGCCCTTCGGGACAGCGCGGGTGGACGTGGCCGCCGTCGCCCGGCGCCGGGGCGCAAATGTCGAGGAGGCTGCCCGCCGTGTGCGCTACGACTTCCTGGCCCGCACCGCGCGGGCGCACGGAGCCGGCGTGGTCCTGACCGCCCACACCCGCCGCGACCAGGCCGAGACCGTGCTGTGGGGCCTGCTGCGCGGCGAGGCGACGGCGCGCGGCATCCTGCCCGTGTGGGGCCGGGTTCGCCGCCCGTGGCTGGAGGTGCCCCGGGACGACCTCGAAGCCTTCTTGCGGGGGCTGGGGCAGGCCTGGCGCGAGGACCCGACCAATGCCGACCCGGCCTATACCCGTGCGTGGCTGCGCCGCGAGGTCATGCCGGTGCTGCGTGCCCGCGTGCCGGCGCTGGAGGAGGCCCTGGCCCGTTTCGCCCGCCTGAACGCCGAGGACGACGCGGCCCTGAGTGCCCAGGCGGCGGCCCTGACCCTGCACGCCCCCCTGCGGCATCAGCCCCTGGCCGTGCTGCGGCGCCATGTGGCGGCCGAACTCCGTGCGGCTGGGCTGGCCTACCATGCTCCGCACGTCGAAACCCTGGCCGGGAGTCTGCATTCGGGCACGACGCGGCACCTGACCCTCCCCGGCGCGCACCCGGTCACGGCTACGGGCGGACGGCTGCATCTGGGGCCGTTGACCTGGCCGGAACCGGACTTCACCCTGCCGTCGGGCTGGACCCGCCGGACGCGCCAGCCCGGCGACCGCCTGCGTCTGCCGGGCGGGACCCGCAAGCTCAGTGACGTTCTAACCGACGCCCGGGTGCCGCGGGAGGAGCGCGGCCGCGTGCCGCTGGTCGTGGACGCTGGGGGCGCAGTGCAGTGGGCCGGTCTGAACCCGCCCCTCTGGGCAGTCGGAGCGCGTGAACAGGTCGGGGCCATGCCCGCTACGCTGCACGCCGCGATGGGGGAGGCCCTGGCCCTGGCCCACGAGGCGGCCGGGGCTGGAGAGGTGCCGGTGGGCGCAGTTGTGCTGGACGCGACCGGGCAGGTGGTCGGACGCGGCCGCAACACCAGTCGGGAGCACGGTGACATGACCCGCCACGCCGAACTCGCCGCGTTGCGGGAAGCGGGGGCCACGGTCGGCCCTTATCTGGGTAACTGCACGCTGGTCGTCACCCTGGAGCCGTGCCCGATGTGTCTGGGCGCGGCCATCGAAGCGCGTGTGGGACACGTCGTGTACGGCGCGGTCAACCCCAAGGCCGGAGCGCTGGGCGGCGTGAGCGACCTTCTGGCCGCCCACTGGGGCCACGCCCCGCGCGTCACGTCTGGGGTCCGCGCGGCCGAGGCAGGGGCACTACTGCGGCGCAGCTTCCAAGCCATCCGGGAGAGGGAGAGAGGGGGCGCAGAGGAATGA
- a CDS encoding peroxiredoxin produces MAPRVGQPAPPFEARSDNGQLLSLAALRGQWIVLTFWPGAQCPACAEAQALDRLQPEFAALGAAVIAVSRDTEAHLAQLRDRCGLGYPLLPDSGRGVARAYGVGGPSWLRRETGQTFLIGPQGVVAVHWPRADSAGHLADVLEGLRQQQTPA; encoded by the coding sequence ATGGCTCCGCGCGTCGGTCAACCCGCTCCCCCGTTCGAGGCCCGCAGCGACAACGGCCAGCTCCTGAGCCTGGCAGCGCTGCGGGGCCAGTGGATCGTCCTGACCTTCTGGCCCGGCGCGCAGTGCCCGGCGTGCGCCGAGGCCCAGGCCCTCGACCGGCTGCAGCCGGAGTTCGCGGCCCTGGGCGCTGCCGTGATCGCCGTGAGCCGCGATACCGAGGCTCATCTCGCGCAGCTGCGCGACCGCTGCGGCCTGGGCTACCCCCTGCTGCCCGACAGCGGCCGGGGAGTGGCGCGGGCCTACGGGGTGGGCGGCCCATCCTGGCTCAGACGCGAGACGGGGCAGACCTTTCTGATCGGCCCGCAGGGAGTGGTCGCCGTACACTGGCCCCGCGCCGACTCGGCCGGGCACCTTGCGGACGTGCTGGAAGGGCTCCGGCAACAGCAAACCCCCGCCTAG
- a CDS encoding metal-sulfur cluster assembly factor: protein MSDDLQTPGTPAGETQVAGAPTEAQVLEALKVVKDPEIPVNVVDLGLIYGVDIAEGGLVDITMTLTSVGCPVQDLIRADAEMAVGRLDGVNSVNVEFVWTPPWGPDKMTDDGKRQMRMFGFNI from the coding sequence GTGAGCGACGACCTGCAGACGCCCGGTACGCCGGCCGGAGAAACCCAGGTGGCCGGGGCTCCTACCGAAGCCCAGGTGCTCGAAGCCCTCAAGGTCGTCAAGGACCCGGAAATTCCGGTGAACGTAGTGGACCTCGGCCTCATCTACGGCGTGGACATCGCCGAAGGTGGCCTCGTGGACATCACCATGACCCTGACGAGTGTGGGCTGCCCGGTGCAGGACCTCATCCGCGCCGACGCCGAGATGGCCGTCGGCCGCCTCGACGGCGTGAACAGTGTGAATGTCGAGTTCGTGTGGACGCCGCCCTGGGGTCCCGACAAGATGACCGATGACGGCAAGCGCCAGATGCGCATGTTCGGCTTCAACATCTGA
- a CDS encoding rhodanese-like domain-containing protein: protein MKEANPTEGHQMVQDGALLVDVREQGEYDQIHAEGAVLLPLSEFEARYAELPKDRPLVMICRSGARSARAGEFLLANGYGDVTNLAGGTQAWAEAGLPTGGEGQ from the coding sequence ATGAAGGAAGCGAACCCGACCGAGGGTCATCAGATGGTGCAAGACGGCGCGCTGCTCGTGGACGTGCGCGAGCAGGGCGAATATGACCAGATCCATGCCGAGGGCGCCGTACTGCTGCCCCTGAGCGAATTCGAGGCCCGCTACGCCGAGCTGCCCAAGGACCGCCCGCTGGTCATGATCTGTCGCAGCGGCGCCCGCAGCGCCCGTGCGGGCGAGTTCCTGCTGGCGAACGGCTACGGCGACGTGACCAACCTCGCCGGCGGGACCCAGGCCTGGGCCGAAGCTGGACTGCCCACCGGGGGTGAGGGCCAGTGA
- a CDS encoding rhodanese-like domain-containing protein, with protein MSHDSGPDGPRRPALVPGLTLVDLRADDDRGAAPLIAPGARQVLTLTLDEIEDGTHGLTPAAGSMVVVCERGARSQLAARYLRADGLDAQAWPGGWDSFAAALKDS; from the coding sequence GTGTCACACGACTCCGGCCCTGACGGGCCCCGGCGGCCGGCCCTTGTGCCTGGCCTGACCCTCGTCGACCTGCGGGCCGACGACGATCGCGGTGCTGCTCCCCTGATCGCTCCCGGCGCCCGGCAGGTGCTGACCCTGACCCTGGACGAGATCGAGGACGGCACGCACGGCCTGACTCCGGCAGCGGGGTCTATGGTCGTCGTGTGCGAGCGGGGCGCCCGGTCACAGCTCGCGGCGCGCTACCTGCGGGCCGACGGCCTGGACGCTCAGGCCTGGCCCGGCGGCTGGGACAGTTTCGCGGCGGCCCTGAAAGACTCCTGA
- a CDS encoding NFACT family protein: protein MEGLMLAQVLRDLGPSFPARTLGWAFPDETTSALLIEGVGNLVLSYRPPQPALFISRERLRGDPHNGFQRLLAARVRGDLLGAEQLKLDRVVALHFGAAEGFIDQPPARIVFEVTGRNANVLVLEEGEGFTGRITLAAREITGSRNRFRTVRSGGLYTPPPPYDKLDPRVLDEEEARSLSELPLGRWRERLDGLGPLLSAELVRRSGLPGAEAPGERWPQALAALRSLVTDPTVREGTLSEGARESTRAEKAATLRKVLREPLDKRVTLLRNQLGDVTRAEEGVEIAAQDRAQADLLMAYAHTVEPGALSAELPAFDGSGEVPVSLEPQLSAVQNAEKRYARARRREEVYERLAEREGNIRAELAAAEARVAELDHADLEALERLSADLEAEKPERSPYGARYRTPGGFEVLVGRNNKENATLSHRVGKSMDWWFHAQGYPGSHVVVRAGGRDLDLPDILYAARLAASHSKARGSSNVPVDYTRIKYVWRPRGAPAGQVHYTDQKTVFVDGTPPDAEG from the coding sequence ATGGAAGGGCTGATGCTGGCCCAGGTCCTGCGCGACCTGGGGCCCTCCTTCCCGGCCCGCACTCTGGGCTGGGCTTTTCCCGACGAGACGACCTCGGCGCTGCTCATCGAGGGCGTGGGCAACCTCGTGCTGTCGTACCGGCCGCCGCAGCCCGCGCTGTTCATCAGCCGGGAGAGACTGCGCGGCGACCCCCACAACGGCTTTCAGCGCCTGCTCGCGGCCCGGGTCCGCGGCGACCTGCTGGGGGCCGAGCAGCTCAAGCTCGACCGCGTGGTGGCGCTGCACTTCGGCGCGGCGGAAGGGTTCATCGACCAGCCGCCCGCCCGCATCGTGTTCGAGGTGACGGGGCGCAACGCCAACGTGCTCGTGCTGGAGGAAGGTGAGGGCTTTACCGGGCGCATTACCCTGGCAGCGCGCGAGATCACCGGCAGCCGCAACCGTTTCCGCACGGTGCGCAGCGGCGGCCTGTACACGCCCCCCCCGCCCTACGACAAGCTCGACCCACGGGTGCTGGACGAGGAGGAGGCCCGCAGTCTCTCCGAGCTGCCGCTGGGCCGCTGGCGTGAGCGACTGGACGGCTTGGGACCACTGCTGAGCGCCGAACTCGTCCGCCGCAGCGGCCTGCCGGGTGCCGAGGCGCCGGGCGAGCGCTGGCCCCAGGCCCTCGCGGCCCTGCGCAGCCTCGTGACCGATCCCACGGTCCGCGAGGGCACCCTGAGCGAGGGTGCGCGCGAGTCCACTCGCGCCGAGAAGGCGGCGACGCTGCGCAAGGTGCTACGCGAACCGCTCGACAAGCGCGTGACCCTGCTGCGCAACCAGCTCGGGGACGTGACCCGCGCCGAGGAGGGGGTCGAGATCGCGGCGCAGGACCGCGCCCAGGCCGATCTGCTCATGGCCTACGCGCATACGGTGGAGCCGGGAGCGCTCAGCGCGGAGCTGCCGGCATTCGACGGCAGCGGTGAAGTGCCGGTCAGCCTGGAGCCGCAGCTGAGCGCCGTGCAGAACGCCGAGAAGCGCTATGCCCGCGCTCGTCGCCGGGAAGAGGTCTACGAACGTCTGGCCGAGCGCGAGGGCAACATCCGTGCCGAACTCGCTGCCGCCGAGGCCCGTGTGGCCGAGCTCGACCACGCCGACCTGGAGGCCCTGGAAAGACTGTCGGCCGATTTGGAGGCCGAGAAGCCCGAGCGTAGCCCCTACGGCGCCCGCTACCGCACGCCGGGCGGGTTCGAGGTCCTCGTGGGCCGCAACAACAAGGAAAACGCCACCCTCTCGCACCGCGTCGGCAAGAGTATGGACTGGTGGTTCCACGCGCAGGGATACCCGGGCAGCCACGTGGTCGTGCGGGCGGGTGGACGAGACCTCGATCTGCCGGACATCCTGTACGCGGCGCGCCTGGCGGCCTCGCACTCCAAGGCGCGCGGCAGCAGCAACGTGCCGGTGGACTACACCCGCATCAAGTACGTCTGGCGCCCACGCGGCGCTCCGGCGGGGCAGGTCCACTACACCGATCAGAAGACCGTGTTCGTGGACGGCACTCCGCCGGACGCGGAGGGCTGA